GTTATATGCCTTATATGAAGTTTCTGTTCGTCAGACCAGATGTTTGCCGCCAGCTTCCTTCAGATTCCAACTCACGATGGACACCCTTGCTATTGGCTGTATGATTCCCGCTATTAGGGCTCATTGGGGACTTGCATCCGTTAGCTAATACTCATGCCGAGCGTACTGAAAAAATAGGGCTGACGGTAACCGCCAGCCCTATTTTTTCTTTGTAACTATCTTAATATCAATGGAGTTTTAGATTATTTTTTTCATTCAATAATAGATAAAGCAAAAAGAAGGCGAACTGAGATGTTAAAATGAGAAAGAATGGACATTATATATATTAAAATGCTGTATGCCTCATTTGGTAGCTGATTCTAAAGTTGTGCAACCCACAAGCAATAAGAATAACCATATCTTCGAGGTCGAATTTCTAATATATAAATCGTTCTTTTACAATACAACCTTTTTTCACCCTTCCGATGGCATGTTCTACTTTTATCCTGATTCTTGAAATTCTCTTATCCTCCAGTTTTTCCTCAGAAGTAAGTTCTCTCCCTTTAGGTTTCTTTTTGGGCATACAAATTTATATATCATCAGGATTGTGTACTACAAAACCGGTATCCTGCCAAAGTCTAATACCTTTGGGAAATGAAAGATTCTTCATCGCATATCCCTCCTGTCGTGAATACGCCCAGCATGTAGCACTCAGCCAAACAATCCTGAGATCACCGTACATACCAGATTATTCTTTATGCTATGATTTCCTTTCCATAAGAATCATCATCCCTTGTTTCTCTGTTACCATTTATTAGACTTACATGAAGCTGTACTTTAATATTGCAACTAAGTAATCATTATAGCTTTCATAACATCTGAGTTTTTGGATACAAAAATATACATATTTATTCACTTATTCATTCAGTTCGGGATGTTCGTATATTATCTGTTGTTTTAATTGCTCCAAATCGTTATAGCAAGACATACACCTATCTACTCTATTTCCATATTCAATACATGATAGAGCCTCTTTATAACAGTTATTCAAATATAGAAGCTTCGCTTTGTTTACCACATAAAAAGGCTGTACCGGAAATATTTTCTGTGCTTTTTCTATTGCGGAAAGGGCTTCCACATATTGTTCCCTTTGAAAATAAATACAGGTGGAATAAAAATAGGAATTCATTAACAGATATTGAATTGTTAGGCTATCCGAGTCATGTGTTTCCGCATACCTGATGTTTTTTTCCAGAAATGAAAATATTTCATTAAATTCTTCCGTTGCATTTTCTTTTATACACTGATGGCAAGCAACAAAAAGTTGGTCAATTTCATCTGCAAACTTGCACATATTATACATTTCTATCCGCTTTTCACTACGTACTGTAGTATTCTTGACAAAGCAAGCCTTTTCAATATATTTCCTTGCAGCCGGAAAGTCAAAGAGTAAGGAACATACCATGGAGAGTATTTCAAGGGCTGTATCATTCCGGGCATTGAATGCGATTTCTGTTTCAAGCAATATTTTATCTTTATATAATTCAATATATGCATCCTCCCGGTTCCCTACTCTGAACCAGATATTTGCCTGCAGCCACGAAACTGAATAATCATTAGGATTCTCTTTATAAAGCGGAGTCAGGGTGTTTTGTGCTGCCTCCAGGTTGTTGTTTTCAATGTGGCATGCCACAATATCCTTAATTATCGTTTTCCTGTCATCTGGGTTTATCAGCAAAAGCTTATTATACGAAGCAATCGCTTTGTCCCACATTCCCAAATACCTGTAATTAATTGCCATTCTTCGGATAGCTTCTTTGTTTCTGGGTTCAATATGCAATATTTCATCAAGAACCCGGATGGAATCCTCAAACCGACTAGTATCCAACAATATTCTGGATTTCAATTGATAAACCGTGATATCTTCAGGGCATAATTGCAATGCTTTTTCTATACATGCCATCATCTCCTCTAAAGGATGATTTCCTTCTTTGTCAAAATAGAGTATGTGGGCTTTTAAATCCCACAACCGATATTCATTCTGGGCAATGTCCAAAGCCATATTGATGTACTCTAAAGCCGGCTTATACTCCTCCAAGTTGTAATGCGCATTAGCTATATTAAATATGACACTGGGAGAATGATATAATGTTTTTATCTGATAGCCATCAATAATAATGTGCTGGGTAGCCTCTATTAGAGTGTCGAGTGCTTGCTGATGATATTCCAATTGTGCCAATGCCAAAGATTTCTGAATGGCATGCTCCATTGTTTGCGATACCTCCGTCTGGGGGAAGAAATACTCTCCCTGACACCTGTAACAGATGGATTGCAATTGCACATAAATATCCTGAAATGTACTACATCTGAGGGTAGGATTGTTATTGCAGCATTTCACAATAATAGCCTTTGCTTCATGAATGTAAGCGACATCTCCCGACAAACGTTCATTAAACAGGGACATGAATGTTTTTCCAAAACTGTAGATATCCGTCAATTCTGAAAATCTGTTTCCTTCTTTTATTTCCGGAGCTACATATCCTTCCGTACCATTGGATATACTAATATCACAAATTTTCAGGTTACTGCCAGAGTCCACCAAAATATTTTCCGGTTTGATGTCCCTGTGTGTGAAACCCGGATGTTTTTGAATACATTTCGTCATGGCAAAACAAAATTGCAAGGCAAATTTCAGCACCTCGTTAAATTGATATTGTTTATGCTGTTCTGCCCATGTTTTCAAATCGCTTTTTCCCCCGTATTCGTTACTTACCCATTCCATCACAAGGGCAGGCGCCTCATTTATTTTTTCAACTGACAGAAGAGTAACTATATAGGGAATAAAATTTATATCGACCCATATTCGAGTTTCCTGTTCTAATTTTGACAATAAGTCATTGTCTCGGTTTTTTATTGGCTTTATGGCAACAGCTCTCTGATCTTCTTTGTCAAAAGCTAAATATATATTATTATTACGTCCCCTGATCTTCTGAAAGACCTCATAACGTCCTTCGCAAAATATTATTTTATCCATGGTTTATATATATTAAAGATCATGTCATCTGTGGCGATAATTGCATGTGATTTCTCACAACAGTTCTTTAATTTTTCAATTATCTGACTGTGTGTATCTTCTGAGAAATATTTAGATTCCAGCTTCTGAATTGTTTTGGAACCTGTCATATAAGCACCTAATAACAAATCCATTTCGTTGAGAACAGCATAGCCTGATATAGCTGCATGATATTGTGCCATTTTGGTCACCGGATGTTCCAGTAAGTTGACTGGACGGCTGTAATCGTTGCGGCGTTCAATAATATAAAATTCCAAATCATTGCATATATCACTATTCAATGACTTTCCCCACATAGAATAAAACTCGTCTACAGCATTGTATTGGGATAGAATATACAAAATATGCGGAGTTTGAAGCGGAGGAAAGTTTTCTGCGGTTTGATCCAACTTTCTTTTCAACTCATGTTCTATCGGAATATAGCTAAACTGTTGGAGTTGTTTTTTTATTTCATCTGTATTTTCCAAACATACCTGAAGCAACTCAACATCTTCGCTGATTGATTCCAAATGTCTTTTTACTTCATCCTGAAAAGCAGTATTTTCTTCGTACTCCAAAACTTTGAAAAACGCTTTTATAGCAGGCAATGGTATTGCTTCCTTTAAAGCAATTCGTATGATATCCCAAATACGTTTATCCATTTATATATTTTTTATTCAAATACAAAATTACCTAAAAAGCATTGATATTTAATGAGTAAAGTCGAAAAAACCGCAATGATTTTAAGGAAAATTATTAAATAGCAAGAAAATGAAAAACAAATATGATGAGCAACCACAACTGTAAGAGTGTCAAGCCGCCTTCAAATATACTATAGAATGAGAGAATGTTAATTAAAATATTCGAGCCAAGATTCAGCTTTAAAATTACTCTTTTGGTGTAGTTGCTTGAATTGATAATCCGCATAAATTTGTATTCGAAAATAATTTTGTAAATAACAATGAATACGGAAGAAAGATATAGTAGAAACTGAATCTATCTCCAAGCGAACAAGAAGCGATGAAGAATTTAAATACTTCTTGGAGATGCTGGTATCGGTAGTATTATTGCTAAATGTGCAATTAGATTTGGCTTTGAAAGCATAACTATTATTGACGATGATAGAGTTGATGCAAGTAACCTAAATCGTTAAAATTATAACGAAATAGACGTTGATAATTATAAAGCTGAAAATTTAGCAAGAAGATTACTTCCCATAAATTCACAGGCTAAAATAGAATATCATAATTTTTATTGCGCACCCAAATGTGGATAGTCTTATATAGGGACATGATGTAGCTGTAAATGCTTTATATTTCAAATTAGATAACAATCCTTCTCTAAGATTTCCTCTGATTAATTTGTCACCATTCAAAACATTGCTTATTACTTATGAATTACAGAGATATTTGAATTATGCAGAGCAACGCATTATGGAACGGAACTCCTGACAATTCGTCATTATCTACTTCTTTTAAAACGCCTTTAATTCTTAGAATCTAAAAAGATAAAAGTAACTATTTCGTTTCTAAATCAAATAATTATGACACAAGCTATTTTTTACAACAAATTAATAAATCTTCATTTTCATTGCTTTCGTATCCAAATGGGGTATAACTAAAAGTTGAAATATGATCATGGTACTTAAAAAAGGACAAAGACGAGTAATTATATTGCTTAATAATATTTTTAATATTTGCATAAGAAAAATAATGCACAGGCAAATCTCTATTATGTTTCACAACATCTTCATATTCTAAACGGGAAATCTCATAACTGATAGAATCATTATCTTTATTTGTTACTTTTGTATATATATCAATCGGTTTTCTCGTACAAGATGTCAATACAAACAAATACCCTCCAGGTAAAATTTTCTCCATGCAATTGTCAAGTATATTAATAATATCCATATAACTAATATGCTGTATTACATGACTTAAAAAAATCACATCAACTTGTTTTATATTAACTATACTTTCTGAATTAAAAAAAGAGTCATTTATAAGACTTACTTTCTTAAATAATGGTTTAGATATTAGAGAAGTAAAATAATTTAATCTTGTAGAATCTTTCTCTACAGCATATATTTTTTCAAATAAATCTTCGAATTCAAATATTAATCTACCTTCTCCACATCCTAGATCTAACAAAGTTCGTTTTTCTTTAGATAATTTCTTGATTTTTCTCCGAATAATAGCAAAAATTCGTTTCTCGCTTTCTATCCCTTCCTGTCCTAAAGAGATTAAATATCGATGAGTAAAGAAATCATCAAAATCTGGATATATATTTTTCATATCATATAATTTTCTTTCCTAAGCTTTCTCTTAATTCAGACAGTTCTTGTTTAAGTACTTTCATATTATTTTCGATGTTTTCTTTAAAACTATAAGGAAACATCTCTCCTTTGATATGTGAAGTTTCAATTCTTTCCCTTTCATAAAGTTCACGTTGAGCTTTGTCTTGAGAAACATGTCTTAAATAAGCCAAAAAACTATTAGGAATTTTATTTTCATTTATTAGATATAAATTGCTCGAAATGATTTCTTTTATACGCTCATGTATTGGGGTAAAATAGTTTCTATTAAAAAAAGCATCTATACGATTTAATTCATCTTTTTTATTAATATATTTTTTATCTATTTTGTCTTTCACATCCCTTAATGAGCATAATTGTGCTAATAAGCTAAATAAAGGCCCATATAATAATTCCATTTGCCTTTCAATATATTGTATTTTCAATTCTAATGATTTTTTTCTTTTGCTACTATAGTGATTCAATACAAATGTTAATACTGCAACCAATATGGTTACAACCCCGGTAATAATAGCAATTTCTACAGCATTTGTGTTATTCATAGCATATCAATCATTGGATTTTAATTTCTTAATAACACAAAAATAGTAATTTCATAGAATTAAGCAAAAATAATTTGTGTTTTTTTTTGCACATATTCAAACTTCTTCTTTAATAATATTTCACAATGCGAATTTTGATCATATCCTCTATAGAAGTGAATGTTAGTTCATAGTTTCGATATTCCTCCCTCTCATTGTCCATCCGCGAGAATGTTCTTTCTATGATCCATCTTTGTATAATTAGATTAGAATCTTTGCATGCACTAATATCCCCCTTAGGGAAGTCTTTAGGCAACAGATGCAAGAATAGGAGAAATAAAAGTTTTAAATTCAGGAGAATCCTAACTTATTTTATAGAGAAATTCTGAAAAGAGCTGACTTTATGTGACAATAATTGACATTGCAATTCAGATTATTAGAAAATCACATATCTTGCATCAAAATTACGATAACATAAAAACATCACTATCATGGAAGTAGTTTATATTGAAACAGCATTATTTGAAAAGATGATGAAACATTTCAAAAAATTTGCCGAGCAAATAGATTCACTTTGCCAAAAATCTACCCCTAAAACACTTGAAACATGAATGGACAGCCAAGAAGTGTGTGTCAGATTGAATATTTCTCTACGAACGTTACAAACCTTAAGAGATAATGGCAAATTACCTTATTCTCAAATTCAGCATAAATTTTTCTATAAGCCAAAAGATGTTGGAGCCCTATTAACTTTTGTAGGGCTACAACGAAAAGAGTAAAGCCAAGCCTTTGTCTTGATTGAAATCAGAGTGGAACACAGAACGTTTCCACCGCCTATGGCGGCAGAAACGTTTTTAGTTACCTTTGCTGTAGGCATAAGAAGCAAGCCGTTTTTTTCCTGGGTTTTCAATCCCACAAAAGAGTATAGCTCCTTGTCCTGCGAATCGAAGATTGGTCGTCAGAGGCCGTATAGAAGAATGCTCATCGACAGGATATGGCTTATGCCATTTATCCATCAACAAGAGTAACGATATTACCATGGCAAAGAAAGCAAAAAAAGTCAAGACCGCCAAAGGTGCGGAACTTCGGATAGTCAATCCCGATGCGGCGGGGATAGACATCGCAGACGGTATCATGCAGGTCTGCGTTCCTGCTGACCGCTCCAAGGACAATAACCGTGCGTTCGGAGCATATACATCCGACCTGCATGCCATCTCGGCATGGCTCAGGGAATGCGGCATAAAGACAGTCGCGATGGAATCCACCGGGGTTTACTGGATACCGCTGTTCTGTCGTCTTCAGGAGGACGGGCTGGATGTCGTATTGACCAACGCAAGGGACGTGAAGAACATAACGGAGAGGAAAACCGACGAGTCGGATGCCGAATGGCTGATGTTGCAGCACCAGTACGGGTTGCTCAAGGCAAGTTTCCAACCGCACAACGACGCCAAACGGATGAGGACACTCACCCGTCATCGTGACACCCTCTCCCGTGAAGCCTCAAGCATAGTCCTGCGTATGCAGAAAGCCATGCAGCAGATGAATATAAAACTTACGCTTGTCCCGTCTGACATTACGGGAAAATCCGGCATACGTATCATCGAGGCCATTCTTGCAGGTGAACGTGACCCCAAGAGACTTGCGGAATTGGCTGACATCCAGTGCAAAACCCCGAAAGAGGAAATAGCCAAGGCGCTTGAGGGCAACTGGGAAGAAGACCTCATGTTTGTCCTCAGGCAAAACTATGATACCTTCAAACATTATTGTACCCAACTTGGCGAGTGCGATGCAGAGCTGGAGAAACTCATGGAAAACTACCGTGCGGAGGTTGCCAAAGTGGAAGAGACTTCATATAGCCCGGCAAAAAAACGCCGCGATTATAAAAAGACTAGGCATACCGTGGGCTTCGACGTGGAAAGGAAGGCATACGAAATGTGGGGAGTGAACGTTTTTGAGATACCGGGCATAAGCCACCTGACCGCACTTGAACTGATGAATGAACTGGGGCACGACTTTACCCGGAAGTTCCCGTCTTCCAAACAGTTCTGCTGTTGGTGCAACATCTCACCGAACACCAAGATATCAGGAGGAAAAAGAATATCAAGCCACGTGCCACACCGTCGGAACAATGTCGGGTTGATTTTTAGAAGTATCGCTTCTTCGCTCGCCAACGCGAAGAACCAATTGGGGAACTTCTACCGCAGAATACGTTCACGGGCCGGAGGTAAAGCCGCAGTCATAGCCACTGCCCACAAGGTCGCCGAGATATTCTTTGCCATGGTTGCAAACCAAACAACTTATAATCCGGAAAAAGTAGGTATAGACGAGAAAGTATTACTTGAAAAGCGGATTATGAGATACAAACGTGAATTAGAACGAATTACAGGGACACATATAGAAATTGGCAATGCATGTGTTCCATAGAAGAAAATATTAAAAGATAAAAAGCAATCAGAAAATATAAAATAATAGTTCATGGAAGGAATTATAATGAAAGACAACAAACAAGTTGTCGAGTTTTTCAAAACATTGAATGATATGCTTATAAAAATAAATAGGATCGTAGATAATAATCGCCCACCATTAAATGGAGAACGATATATAACAGATAAAGAATTGTCTCAATGATTGAAAATTAGCAGGAGGACTCTACAAGAATATCGAAATAATGGAACGCTTTTTTACTATCAGTTGAACGGCAAGATTTTATATAAAGAATCAGATGTAGAAAAGTTATTAGAAGATAACTATTTTAAAGCTTTTTGTGAGTAAGTAAACTATCTAAAGAAACATTACCTACGGCATATCATTAAGCTAGCTATCTGATTACAAGTAATTTATATGAAAAATAAAGGTATACAAATTAGTATATCAAATAGATATTTTGTAACTTTGCAATACAATAGAAGGATGAATACCACTGTAAAATGCAGCAGGTAAAACAGGGTGAAATCGGAGGACTTCACAAACTGAATATCTTAGAAATGCTGATAACCAAACGATTACAGAAGCAAAATATGAAGTGTTCGAGCCCCAGGCGGATCACATAAGAACAAAGCCAAACGGCGAAAAAAAGAGACAAGTCCTACAATATCAACATATTGTAGGACTTTTTTTATTGTTTCAGTCTTGCCTGAAAGACAAAAAAGGGGCACGAAAAGACAGGGCCAAAGTATCCAAATCGTACCCCCTTCCCCAAAAAACGATTAGGGGGTACGATTGTCGGAAAATGGCTTACTTTTGACGTGATTTGTCTATACTCTATTTATCTCATTTACAGTGATTAAAATTAGTTTTGCAATCTAAAAAAAGTGAGATTATGAAAAATGAAAAGAGTACATTCAGCGTATTGTTTTACCTGAAAAAAGACAAGATGAAAAAGAATGGTTTAGTACCCATTCATGCCCGTATCACAATCAACGGCAAACAGACCCAATTCAATACCAAGTTAGAGGTCTTAGAAACTAACTGGAAATCCGGCAGAGCCATAGGCAAATCTATGGAGATACAAAGGCTTAATTCCATGCTGGACGACATCAAAGCCAATATCCGTTCACACTTCCATAACCAGTTGATGCGTGACAGTTATGTTACCCCCGAAAGCGTGAAAAATGCACTATTGGGAAAAGAGGAAGAAGCACTGACTATCATTTCCTTTTTCGAGCAGCATAACAATCAGTACAAGAAAAAGGTCGAAGCAGGGGAAGCCACCCCGAAAACGTATAGCAGATACGAACTGAAAAAGTTACGCCTGACCCAATACCTGAAAGACGAATATCGTGTATCGGATTTGCCCATCCGCAAAATCAACAAGGTATTCATTGAGAACTTCTACCTATATATAATAAAGAACCACGATTGTTCACCGTCCACCACTTCTATAATATTGCAGTGTTCGTTTGCTAAAGCCTAACAACAGGCACACTTCCTGACTATCCAGCCAGTTTTCTACTTTCTGGGTATGAGTGCTGCACAGACATTCTATCCGTTTGGCAAACTCAGTGAACCGTTCGCAGACATACGAAAAGGTTCTCTTTTCAATGGTTACTACTTCCATACTTCTAATTTTAAATGGTTTATAAAACATGTTGATTCTATTTTCATCGACAAATAAAAGAAGAATCACGAGCCGTTTTCTAAACTGTCCAGAAGTGGTATTTCCTCTCTATCTCTGGCTCAATTCATTTGGAATATACTAATAGGATATTCCTTTTTTGAGCGTATTTCCTTAGAAAATCAAATAGAAATAGAGATACGAAAAGATTTATCGCTTATCTTTGCCACATGATTACCAACAAGATAACACCTAAAGAACTATGGGCAAAACAACAAATCAGCTCTCTTGATGTGGACTATGATTTTTGGAATGAGCGTAGAGCTTCCATAGAGGAATTTTCGCAAATGAGCCACAGCTGCATCTTTACAGTAGATGTATTTAAAGAGAGATACGATTTTGCTTCTAATAATTTCGCACATATCTTCGGATATAATCCCATATGGATAAAGACGATTAGAAAGCAGGGGGATTTATTAGAAGAACGGATTCACCCTGATGATAGAGCTCAACTGATAGAATACCAGATTGAGCACGGACAGTTTATTTATTCACTTCCACCGGAAAAAAGAAATGATTATCAGCAAATATTTCAAATTCGTATGCTAAATGTTCAGCAGAAATATGTGAATGTCATCAGCCATCACCAAGTAATTCAGAAAGACAAGAACGGAAAGGCGTGGATAATAATGGGAGTAATGGATCTTGCACCTGACCAAACACCTACCGATAGAATCAAACGGACAGTTATCAATAGAAAGACCGGAGAAATACTTGGACCAGTAGTTGTTTTAGCGGAGCAGCAACTGACGAAACGTGAAAAAGAGATACTGACATTAATCCGGCAAGGCTTTTTGAGCAAAGAGATTGCCTATAAACTGAATCTTAGTATCTACACGGTAAACAATCATCGAAAGAATATACTGGCGAAGCTAAATGTCGGTAATATAATCGAAGCGATCAACAAAGCAGAAAGTTCCGGCATCCTTTATTAATTACGGCATCCAATCCAGACTGTTTGCTAATGGATTCGTCTTGCGAAAGTGTTCCAGTTCTTCATAACTGCT
The genomic region above belongs to Parabacteroides pacaensis and contains:
- a CDS encoding class I SAM-dependent methyltransferase produces the protein MKNIYPDFDDFFTHRYLISLGQEGIESEKRIFAIIRRKIKKLSKEKRTLLDLGCGEGRLIFEFEDLFEKIYAVEKDSTRLNYFTSLISKPLFKKVSLINDSFFNSESIVNIKQVDVIFLSHVIQHISYMDIINILDNCMEKILPGGYLFVLTSCTRKPIDIYTKVTNKDNDSISYEISRLEYEDVVKHNRDLPVHYFSYANIKNIIKQYNYSSLSFFKYHDHISTFSYTPFGYESNENEDLLICCKK
- a CDS encoding helix-turn-helix domain-containing protein, yielding MDSQEVCVRLNISLRTLQTLRDNGKLPYSQIQHKFFYKPKDVGALLTFVGLQRKE
- a CDS encoding IS110 family RNA-guided transposase; its protein translation is MAKKAKKVKTAKGAELRIVNPDAAGIDIADGIMQVCVPADRSKDNNRAFGAYTSDLHAISAWLRECGIKTVAMESTGVYWIPLFCRLQEDGLDVVLTNARDVKNITERKTDESDAEWLMLQHQYGLLKASFQPHNDAKRMRTLTRHRDTLSREASSIVLRMQKAMQQMNIKLTLVPSDITGKSGIRIIEAILAGERDPKRLAELADIQCKTPKEEIAKALEGNWEEDLMFVLRQNYDTFKHYCTQLGECDAELEKLMENYRAEVAKVEETSYSPAKKRRDYKKTRHTVGFDVERKAYEMWGVNVFEIPGISHLTALELMNELGHDFTRKFPSSKQFCCWCNISPNTKISGGKRISSHVPHRRNNVGLIFRSIASSLANAKNQLGNFYRRIRSRAGGKAAVIATAHKVAEIFFAMVANQTTYNPEKVGIDEKVLLEKRIMRYKRELERITGTHIEIGNACVP
- a CDS encoding LuxR C-terminal-related transcriptional regulator, which encodes MITNKITPKELWAKQQISSLDVDYDFWNERRASIEEFSQMSHSCIFTVDVFKERYDFASNNFAHIFGYNPIWIKTIRKQGDLLEERIHPDDRAQLIEYQIEHGQFIYSLPPEKRNDYQQIFQIRMLNVQQKYVNVISHHQVIQKDKNGKAWIIMGVMDLAPDQTPTDRIKRTVINRKTGEILGPVVVLAEQQLTKREKEILTLIRQGFLSKEIAYKLNLSIYTVNNHRKNILAKLNVGNIIEAINKAESSGILY
- a CDS encoding protein kinase domain-containing protein, which encodes MDKIIFCEGRYEVFQKIRGRNNNIYLAFDKEDQRAVAIKPIKNRDNDLLSKLEQETRIWVDINFIPYIVTLLSVEKINEAPALVMEWVSNEYGGKSDLKTWAEQHKQYQFNEVLKFALQFCFAMTKCIQKHPGFTHRDIKPENILVDSGSNLKICDISISNGTEGYVAPEIKEGNRFSELTDIYSFGKTFMSLFNERLSGDVAYIHEAKAIIVKCCNNNPTLRCSTFQDIYVQLQSICYRCQGEYFFPQTEVSQTMEHAIQKSLALAQLEYHQQALDTLIEATQHIIIDGYQIKTLYHSPSVIFNIANAHYNLEEYKPALEYINMALDIAQNEYRLWDLKAHILYFDKEGNHPLEEMMACIEKALQLCPEDITVYQLKSRILLDTSRFEDSIRVLDEILHIEPRNKEAIRRMAINYRYLGMWDKAIASYNKLLLINPDDRKTIIKDIVACHIENNNLEAAQNTLTPLYKENPNDYSVSWLQANIWFRVGNREDAYIELYKDKILLETEIAFNARNDTALEILSMVCSLLFDFPAARKYIEKACFVKNTTVRSEKRIEMYNMCKFADEIDQLFVACHQCIKENATEEFNEIFSFLEKNIRYAETHDSDSLTIQYLLMNSYFYSTCIYFQREQYVEALSAIEKAQKIFPVQPFYVVNKAKLLYLNNCYKEALSCIEYGNRVDRCMSCYNDLEQLKQQIIYEHPELNE
- a CDS encoding transposase family protein, with the protein product MPKKKPKGRELTSEEKLEDKRISRIRIKVEHAIGRVKKGCIVKERFIY
- a CDS encoding phage integrase SAM-like domain and Arm DNA-binding domain-containing protein; translated protein: MKNEKSTFSVLFYLKKDKMKKNGLVPIHARITINGKQTQFNTKLEVLETNWKSGRAIGKSMEIQRLNSMLDDIKANIRSHFHNQLMRDSYVTPESVKNALLGKEEEALTIISFFEQHNNQYKKKVEAGEATPKTYSRYELKKLRLTQYLKDEYRVSDLPIRKINKVFIENFYLYIIKNHDCSPSTTSIILQCSFAKA